One genomic region from Magallana gigas chromosome 3, xbMagGiga1.1, whole genome shotgun sequence encodes:
- the LOC105337902 gene encoding G-protein coupled receptor dmsr-1 isoform X6 encodes MKENQSASGGDLLVFAQTYAAYHGYISIFVCIFGIVTNVFNITVLTRKHMRTPVNLILTWLAVSDIITMLSYLPFAMHFYCIYPADANKSTEKNSEGWMLYMIFHINLAATTHTVSIWLCVMLAIVRYLHIRSPTKANSMRLQRIKQSRYGILFIYVSSALILVPNYMSNKLLPDVLPDSNETIYVLRDLNLGKNDTETMVLINVWIYAFTAKLVPCLLMLIFGSLLIYNIHVKIRQRRKILQISGASSLRLSEHSRTTKMLLAVIILFLLTELPQGVLIILSACVENFYDQVYLLLGDVMDIVALVNNAVNFILYCSMSTKFRETFVHLFCNFHPLRRSEDSGYTLTDRLAKLDSHSNNNENNHHLHLLQNHFRKLSAEHRIVKA; translated from the coding sequence ATGAAAGAGAACCAAAGTGCCTCTGGAGGGGATCTTCTAGTGTTTGCACAGACATATGCGGCTTACCATGGCTACATTTCCATATTTGTTTGCATCTTCGGAATAGTCACAAATGTCTTTAATATAACAGTATTAACGCGTAAACATATGCGGACACCAGTGAATTTGATTCTGACTTGGCTGGCAGTATCGGACATTATCACAATGTTATCCTATTTACCGTTTGCTATgcatttttattgcatttatccCGCTGATGCAAACAAATCCACGGAGAAAAATAGCGAAGGATGGATGTTGTATATGATATTCCACATCAATTTAGCCGCTACTACTCATACGGTGTCGATTTGGCTGTGTGTTATGCTTGCTATTGTTCGTTATTTGCATATCCGATCTCCCACCAAGGCAAACTCGATGCGACTTCAGAGAATCAAACAATCTCGATATGGAATTCTTTTCATTTACGTTTCATCAGCTTTGATTCTCGTTCCAAATTACATGAGCAACAAATTACTACCCGATGTTCTGCCCGACAGTAATGAAACCATATATGTTCTACGAGATCTGAATCTGGGCAAAAATGACACGGAAACCATGGTTCTTATTAATGTGTGGATATATGCATTTACAGCCAAGCTCGTTCCATGTTTGCTCATGTTGATATTTGGTTCTCTTTTGATCTATAACATCCACGTTAAAATCCGCCAGAGACgcaaaattttgcaaatatcCGGTGCTAGCAGCTTACGACTGTCGGAACACTCAAGGACTACAAAGATGTTGTTAGCTGTCATTATTCTATTTTTGTTAACGGAACTACCACAAGGCGTTTTAATAATACTAAGCGCATGCGTGGAAAATTTCTATGACCAAGTTTACTTGCTACTAGGTGACGTCATGGACATTGTAGCGTTGGTGAATAATGCGGTgaactttattttatattgcTCTATGAGCACAAAGTTTCGAGAAACGTTTGTTCATCTTTTCTGTAATTTTCACCCGCTGCGCCGTTCGGAAGATTCCGGTTATACCCTCACAGACAGATTGGCTAAACTTGATTCCCACAGCAACAACAATGAAAACAACCATCATCTTCACTTGCTACAAAATCATTTCCGAAAGTTGAGCGCCGAACATCGCATTGTGAAAGCATAG
- the LOC105337902 gene encoding G-protein coupled receptor dmsr-1 isoform X4: MFKSADYSYCAYRFSAANCEEVMKENQSASGGDLLVFAQTYAAYHGYISIFVCIFGIVTNVFNITVLTRKHMRTPVNLILTWLAVSDIITMLSYLPFAMHFYCIYPADANKSTEKNSEGWMLYMIFHINLAATTHTVSIWLCVMLAIVRYLHIRSPTKANSMRLQRIKQSRYGILFIYVSSALILVPNYMSNKLLPDVLPDSNETIYVLRDLNLGKNDTETMVLINVWIYAFTAKLVPCLLMLIFGSLLIYNIHVKIRQRRKILQISGASSLRLSEHSRTTKMLLAVIILFLLTELPQGVLIILSACVENFYDQVYLLLGDVMDIVALVNNAVNFILYCSMSTKFRETFVHLFCNFHPLRRSEDSGYTLTDRLAKLDSHSNNNENNHHLHLLQNHFRKLSAEHRIVKA; this comes from the exons atgtttaaatctgCAGACTATTCGTATTGTGCATACAG GTTCTCTGCAGCCAATTGCGAAGAAGTCATGAAAGAGAACCAAAGTGCCTCTGGAGGGGATCTTCTAGTGTTTGCACAGACATATGCGGCTTACCATGGCTACATTTCCATATTTGTTTGCATCTTCGGAATAGTCACAAATGTCTTTAATATAACAGTATTAACGCGTAAACATATGCGGACACCAGTGAATTTGATTCTGACTTGGCTGGCAGTATCGGACATTATCACAATGTTATCCTATTTACCGTTTGCTATgcatttttattgcatttatccCGCTGATGCAAACAAATCCACGGAGAAAAATAGCGAAGGATGGATGTTGTATATGATATTCCACATCAATTTAGCCGCTACTACTCATACGGTGTCGATTTGGCTGTGTGTTATGCTTGCTATTGTTCGTTATTTGCATATCCGATCTCCCACCAAGGCAAACTCGATGCGACTTCAGAGAATCAAACAATCTCGATATGGAATTCTTTTCATTTACGTTTCATCAGCTTTGATTCTCGTTCCAAATTACATGAGCAACAAATTACTACCCGATGTTCTGCCCGACAGTAATGAAACCATATATGTTCTACGAGATCTGAATCTGGGCAAAAATGACACGGAAACCATGGTTCTTATTAATGTGTGGATATATGCATTTACAGCCAAGCTCGTTCCATGTTTGCTCATGTTGATATTTGGTTCTCTTTTGATCTATAACATCCACGTTAAAATCCGCCAGAGACgcaaaattttgcaaatatcCGGTGCTAGCAGCTTACGACTGTCGGAACACTCAAGGACTACAAAGATGTTGTTAGCTGTCATTATTCTATTTTTGTTAACGGAACTACCACAAGGCGTTTTAATAATACTAAGCGCATGCGTGGAAAATTTCTATGACCAAGTTTACTTGCTACTAGGTGACGTCATGGACATTGTAGCGTTGGTGAATAATGCGGTgaactttattttatattgcTCTATGAGCACAAAGTTTCGAGAAACGTTTGTTCATCTTTTCTGTAATTTTCACCCGCTGCGCCGTTCGGAAGATTCCGGTTATACCCTCACAGACAGATTGGCTAAACTTGATTCCCACAGCAACAACAATGAAAACAACCATCATCTTCACTTGCTACAAAATCATTTCCGAAAGTTGAGCGCCGAACATCGCATTGTGAAAGCATAG
- the LOC105337902 gene encoding G-protein coupled receptor dmsr-1 isoform X5 produces MQLFSAANCEEVMKENQSASGGDLLVFAQTYAAYHGYISIFVCIFGIVTNVFNITVLTRKHMRTPVNLILTWLAVSDIITMLSYLPFAMHFYCIYPADANKSTEKNSEGWMLYMIFHINLAATTHTVSIWLCVMLAIVRYLHIRSPTKANSMRLQRIKQSRYGILFIYVSSALILVPNYMSNKLLPDVLPDSNETIYVLRDLNLGKNDTETMVLINVWIYAFTAKLVPCLLMLIFGSLLIYNIHVKIRQRRKILQISGASSLRLSEHSRTTKMLLAVIILFLLTELPQGVLIILSACVENFYDQVYLLLGDVMDIVALVNNAVNFILYCSMSTKFRETFVHLFCNFHPLRRSEDSGYTLTDRLAKLDSHSNNNENNHHLHLLQNHFRKLSAEHRIVKA; encoded by the exons ATGCAATT GTTCTCTGCAGCCAATTGCGAAGAAGTCATGAAAGAGAACCAAAGTGCCTCTGGAGGGGATCTTCTAGTGTTTGCACAGACATATGCGGCTTACCATGGCTACATTTCCATATTTGTTTGCATCTTCGGAATAGTCACAAATGTCTTTAATATAACAGTATTAACGCGTAAACATATGCGGACACCAGTGAATTTGATTCTGACTTGGCTGGCAGTATCGGACATTATCACAATGTTATCCTATTTACCGTTTGCTATgcatttttattgcatttatccCGCTGATGCAAACAAATCCACGGAGAAAAATAGCGAAGGATGGATGTTGTATATGATATTCCACATCAATTTAGCCGCTACTACTCATACGGTGTCGATTTGGCTGTGTGTTATGCTTGCTATTGTTCGTTATTTGCATATCCGATCTCCCACCAAGGCAAACTCGATGCGACTTCAGAGAATCAAACAATCTCGATATGGAATTCTTTTCATTTACGTTTCATCAGCTTTGATTCTCGTTCCAAATTACATGAGCAACAAATTACTACCCGATGTTCTGCCCGACAGTAATGAAACCATATATGTTCTACGAGATCTGAATCTGGGCAAAAATGACACGGAAACCATGGTTCTTATTAATGTGTGGATATATGCATTTACAGCCAAGCTCGTTCCATGTTTGCTCATGTTGATATTTGGTTCTCTTTTGATCTATAACATCCACGTTAAAATCCGCCAGAGACgcaaaattttgcaaatatcCGGTGCTAGCAGCTTACGACTGTCGGAACACTCAAGGACTACAAAGATGTTGTTAGCTGTCATTATTCTATTTTTGTTAACGGAACTACCACAAGGCGTTTTAATAATACTAAGCGCATGCGTGGAAAATTTCTATGACCAAGTTTACTTGCTACTAGGTGACGTCATGGACATTGTAGCGTTGGTGAATAATGCGGTgaactttattttatattgcTCTATGAGCACAAAGTTTCGAGAAACGTTTGTTCATCTTTTCTGTAATTTTCACCCGCTGCGCCGTTCGGAAGATTCCGGTTATACCCTCACAGACAGATTGGCTAAACTTGATTCCCACAGCAACAACAATGAAAACAACCATCATCTTCACTTGCTACAAAATCATTTCCGAAAGTTGAGCGCCGAACATCGCATTGTGAAAGCATAG
- the LOC105337902 gene encoding G-protein coupled receptor dmsr-1 isoform X3: MQFKMVYRSGKRCLQWWFSAANCEEVMKENQSASGGDLLVFAQTYAAYHGYISIFVCIFGIVTNVFNITVLTRKHMRTPVNLILTWLAVSDIITMLSYLPFAMHFYCIYPADANKSTEKNSEGWMLYMIFHINLAATTHTVSIWLCVMLAIVRYLHIRSPTKANSMRLQRIKQSRYGILFIYVSSALILVPNYMSNKLLPDVLPDSNETIYVLRDLNLGKNDTETMVLINVWIYAFTAKLVPCLLMLIFGSLLIYNIHVKIRQRRKILQISGASSLRLSEHSRTTKMLLAVIILFLLTELPQGVLIILSACVENFYDQVYLLLGDVMDIVALVNNAVNFILYCSMSTKFRETFVHLFCNFHPLRRSEDSGYTLTDRLAKLDSHSNNNENNHHLHLLQNHFRKLSAEHRIVKA, encoded by the exons ATGCAGTTTAAAATGGTTTACAGAAGTGGGAAGAGGTGCTTGCAATGGTG GTTCTCTGCAGCCAATTGCGAAGAAGTCATGAAAGAGAACCAAAGTGCCTCTGGAGGGGATCTTCTAGTGTTTGCACAGACATATGCGGCTTACCATGGCTACATTTCCATATTTGTTTGCATCTTCGGAATAGTCACAAATGTCTTTAATATAACAGTATTAACGCGTAAACATATGCGGACACCAGTGAATTTGATTCTGACTTGGCTGGCAGTATCGGACATTATCACAATGTTATCCTATTTACCGTTTGCTATgcatttttattgcatttatccCGCTGATGCAAACAAATCCACGGAGAAAAATAGCGAAGGATGGATGTTGTATATGATATTCCACATCAATTTAGCCGCTACTACTCATACGGTGTCGATTTGGCTGTGTGTTATGCTTGCTATTGTTCGTTATTTGCATATCCGATCTCCCACCAAGGCAAACTCGATGCGACTTCAGAGAATCAAACAATCTCGATATGGAATTCTTTTCATTTACGTTTCATCAGCTTTGATTCTCGTTCCAAATTACATGAGCAACAAATTACTACCCGATGTTCTGCCCGACAGTAATGAAACCATATATGTTCTACGAGATCTGAATCTGGGCAAAAATGACACGGAAACCATGGTTCTTATTAATGTGTGGATATATGCATTTACAGCCAAGCTCGTTCCATGTTTGCTCATGTTGATATTTGGTTCTCTTTTGATCTATAACATCCACGTTAAAATCCGCCAGAGACgcaaaattttgcaaatatcCGGTGCTAGCAGCTTACGACTGTCGGAACACTCAAGGACTACAAAGATGTTGTTAGCTGTCATTATTCTATTTTTGTTAACGGAACTACCACAAGGCGTTTTAATAATACTAAGCGCATGCGTGGAAAATTTCTATGACCAAGTTTACTTGCTACTAGGTGACGTCATGGACATTGTAGCGTTGGTGAATAATGCGGTgaactttattttatattgcTCTATGAGCACAAAGTTTCGAGAAACGTTTGTTCATCTTTTCTGTAATTTTCACCCGCTGCGCCGTTCGGAAGATTCCGGTTATACCCTCACAGACAGATTGGCTAAACTTGATTCCCACAGCAACAACAATGAAAACAACCATCATCTTCACTTGCTACAAAATCATTTCCGAAAGTTGAGCGCCGAACATCGCATTGTGAAAGCATAG
- the LOC105337902 gene encoding G-protein coupled receptor dmsr-1 isoform X2 — translation MAYSGTWPEKYKRLLVSRDDYGKGVCDRWSPWFSAANCEEVMKENQSASGGDLLVFAQTYAAYHGYISIFVCIFGIVTNVFNITVLTRKHMRTPVNLILTWLAVSDIITMLSYLPFAMHFYCIYPADANKSTEKNSEGWMLYMIFHINLAATTHTVSIWLCVMLAIVRYLHIRSPTKANSMRLQRIKQSRYGILFIYVSSALILVPNYMSNKLLPDVLPDSNETIYVLRDLNLGKNDTETMVLINVWIYAFTAKLVPCLLMLIFGSLLIYNIHVKIRQRRKILQISGASSLRLSEHSRTTKMLLAVIILFLLTELPQGVLIILSACVENFYDQVYLLLGDVMDIVALVNNAVNFILYCSMSTKFRETFVHLFCNFHPLRRSEDSGYTLTDRLAKLDSHSNNNENNHHLHLLQNHFRKLSAEHRIVKA, via the exons ATGGCTTACTCAGGGACCTGGCCTGAAAAGTACAAACGACTGTTGGTGTCCCGTGATGATTACGGGAAAGGTGTTTGCGATAGGTGGTCACCGTG GTTCTCTGCAGCCAATTGCGAAGAAGTCATGAAAGAGAACCAAAGTGCCTCTGGAGGGGATCTTCTAGTGTTTGCACAGACATATGCGGCTTACCATGGCTACATTTCCATATTTGTTTGCATCTTCGGAATAGTCACAAATGTCTTTAATATAACAGTATTAACGCGTAAACATATGCGGACACCAGTGAATTTGATTCTGACTTGGCTGGCAGTATCGGACATTATCACAATGTTATCCTATTTACCGTTTGCTATgcatttttattgcatttatccCGCTGATGCAAACAAATCCACGGAGAAAAATAGCGAAGGATGGATGTTGTATATGATATTCCACATCAATTTAGCCGCTACTACTCATACGGTGTCGATTTGGCTGTGTGTTATGCTTGCTATTGTTCGTTATTTGCATATCCGATCTCCCACCAAGGCAAACTCGATGCGACTTCAGAGAATCAAACAATCTCGATATGGAATTCTTTTCATTTACGTTTCATCAGCTTTGATTCTCGTTCCAAATTACATGAGCAACAAATTACTACCCGATGTTCTGCCCGACAGTAATGAAACCATATATGTTCTACGAGATCTGAATCTGGGCAAAAATGACACGGAAACCATGGTTCTTATTAATGTGTGGATATATGCATTTACAGCCAAGCTCGTTCCATGTTTGCTCATGTTGATATTTGGTTCTCTTTTGATCTATAACATCCACGTTAAAATCCGCCAGAGACgcaaaattttgcaaatatcCGGTGCTAGCAGCTTACGACTGTCGGAACACTCAAGGACTACAAAGATGTTGTTAGCTGTCATTATTCTATTTTTGTTAACGGAACTACCACAAGGCGTTTTAATAATACTAAGCGCATGCGTGGAAAATTTCTATGACCAAGTTTACTTGCTACTAGGTGACGTCATGGACATTGTAGCGTTGGTGAATAATGCGGTgaactttattttatattgcTCTATGAGCACAAAGTTTCGAGAAACGTTTGTTCATCTTTTCTGTAATTTTCACCCGCTGCGCCGTTCGGAAGATTCCGGTTATACCCTCACAGACAGATTGGCTAAACTTGATTCCCACAGCAACAACAATGAAAACAACCATCATCTTCACTTGCTACAAAATCATTTCCGAAAGTTGAGCGCCGAACATCGCATTGTGAAAGCATAG